In Aspergillus fumigatus Af293 chromosome 4, whole genome shotgun sequence, one genomic interval encodes:
- the rosA gene encoding Zn(II)2Cys6 transcription factor — MPVASRKKSSASNAAKRVDSTQSPSPGEEVSIGTPEKAPKLHKRSRSGCFTCRLRRKKCDEKHPACGACSNLCVKCEYKRPIWWGNAEQRRIQKERIKNKIKQTKMNERNGSATDPLARSRNMAATSPLSPVFDFNRPGHTETYDLFSSHLPTPGLNQTMYAPYAPYEIDVKTERQTFINDVPLRHDSSISTFSTFTAPQLSAPLPTFPSEDWLQDEYFSQAPNLSGIDPAICEQSFGQTYTTLQSNIPVSDHDRPLLDHFIHNVLRIIFPVLEAHQRGHTRAQAILQALETNKCYLHCCLSVAAIHLKTTEGFVGEQIDHDIMRHRFEAVSHLCQALSEDINHEEILDATLAMIFFHCSVGPADDYLPDIPWFDHFQAASNLVNRLGLPTAVPEGNPYVLPPFSMTLTSWIDILGSTMQGRTPQFAHTYRAKHLSGSSSGLRELMGCDDRVMYLISEITCLDALKTEGRIDAMAVCSHVSALGRQLEFTEPVDQTLEHPFSPTTGAIRPEILTKNMTTVFRIAARIYLCSLVPGFDRNQPSNLNLVAAVANTLNYIPSGPNGFDRSLVWPLLITGAFSAPTSQFRAVLAERASLLGDHADLGSFGRMYRLLQEVWRLTDDPADSYYTPEETSSSSASSGSPVPKIERSASPESNSTGSSMREIKKQQVHWRDVMQRNGWHYLLI, encoded by the exons ATGCCTGTTGCGTCAAGGAAGAAGTCCTCGGCCTCGAATGCCGCCAAGAGGGTCGATTCTACCCAATCGCCCTCGCCCGGGGAAGAAGTGTCCATAGGGACACCAGAGAAGGCCCCGAAGCTGCACAAGCGTTCTCGATCTG GTTGTTTTACATGTCGCCTGCGAAGGAAGAAGTGTGATGAGAAGCACCCGGCCTGCGGTGCCTGCAGCAATCTCTGCGTGAAATGTGAATATAAGCGCCCGATCTGGTGGGGCAATGCCGAACAGCGAAGGATTCAAAAGGAGCGTATCAAGAATAAGATCAagcagacgaagatgaaTGAGCGCAACGGGTCCGCGACTG ATCCGTTAGCTCGCAGTCGCAATATGGCTGCCACATCGCCCCTGTCACCCGTATTCGACTTCAATCGCCCGGGTCACACCGAGACATACGATCTCTTTTCATCACATCTGCCGACGCCCGGTCTGAACCAGACGATGTATGCACCTTACGCTCCATACGAGATCGATGTCAAGACAGAACGACAGACTTTTATCAATGATGTCCCTTTGCGCCATGATTCCTCGATCTCAACCTTTAGCACCTTTACCGCCCCGCAGTTAAGCGCGCCCCTTCCCACATTCCCCAGCGAGGACTGGTTACAAGATGAATATTTCTCCCAAGCACCGAATTTGTCAGGTATTGACCCGGCGATTTGTGAGCAAAGTTTTGGTCAGACGTATACTACATTGCAGTCAAATATTCCAGTCAGTGACCATGATCGTCCGCTACTCGACCACTTTATCCACAATGTCTTGCGCATCATCTTTCCGGTTCTAGAGGCGCATCAACGGGGCCACACACGGGCCCAGGCAATCCTGCAGGCCTTGGAAACCAACAAGTGCTACCTTCACTGCTGTCTCAGCGTTGCTGCCATCCACCTCAAGACCACTGAGGGATTCGTCGGAGAACAGATTGATCATGATATCATGCGCCACCGGTTTGAGGCCGTCTCTCACCTATGTCAGGCTCTCAGTGAGGACATCAACCATGAGGAGATCCTAGATGCCACGCTTgcgatgatcttcttccactgtTCCGTCGGTCCCGCGGACGATTATCTTCCCGACATCCCTTGGTTCGACCACTTTCAAGCCGCGTCGAATCTGGTCAACAGGCTCGGTCTCCCGACGGCAGTCCCTGAAGGAAACCCGTACGTACTGCCACCTTTCAGCATGACCCTCACATCGTGGATCGACATCCTGGGTTCCACTATGCAAGGGAGGACCCCTCAATTCGCCCACACCTATCGTGCTAAGCACCTTAGCGGCTCGTCATCAGGTCTGCGGGAGCTCATGGGCTGCGACGACCGTGTCATGTACCTTATCTCGGAGATCACCTGTCTGGACGCGTTGAAGACCGAAGGCCGCATAGACGCAATGGCTGTGTGTTCGCATGTGTCCGCTCTTGGACGACAACTGGAGTTTACCGAACCTGTGGATCAAACCCTGGAGCATCCGTTCTCGCCCACTACAGGAGCCATTCGTCCCGAGATTCTAACGAAGAACATGACGACGGTGTTCCGCATTGCGGCCAGAATCTATCTCTGCAGTCTAGTGCCCGGCTTTGACCGCAACCAGCCAAGTAACCTCAACCTGGTCGCAGCAGTTGCAAATACTTTGAACTATATTCCCTCCGGTCCCAATGGTTTCGACCGCTCCCTCGTCTGGCCCTTATTGATCACGGGCGCCTTCTCTGCACCGACCAGCCAGTTCAGGGCTGTGCTGGCCGAGCGCGCCTCTCTGCTAGGCGATCACGCCGACTTGGGCAGCTTTGGGCGCATGTATCGATTGCTACAGGAGGTCTGGCGACTTACCGACGACCCGGCAGACAGCTACTACACACCGGAGGAAAcgtcgtcatcttcagcatcgtCGGGCAGTCCCGTGCCCAAGATCGAGAGGTCCGCATCTCCAGAGAGCAACAGTACAGGGTCAAGCATGAGAGAGATCAAGAAACAACAGGTCCACTGGCGGGACGTAATGCAGCGGAATGGCTGGCATTATCTGCTGATCTAA
- a CDS encoding mitochondrial 54S ribosomal protein bL12m has product MSLTSQAAARCCRQLVRPSVRISSTTYLSQRTPSRRWNSTEAQAAAPANPKITQIVDQISQLTLLETADLVASLKSRLNIPDLPVGGFAVAAGPGGGAAAAPAAAEEEEAAPAAQEKTLFNLKLETVDAASKAKVIKEIKGLLGLSLVDSKKFVESVPKMMKESVPKEEAEKIIETLKAVGAKVVME; this is encoded by the exons ATGTCGCTCACTTCGCAGGCCGCAGCTCGCTGCTGCAGACAGCTCGTTCGTCCCTCCGTCCGCATCTCTTCCACCACATATCTGAGCCAGCGGACACCCAGCCGGAGGTGGAACTCGACAGAGGCGcaggctgctgctcctgccaATCCTAAGATCACCCAGATTGTTGATCAGATTAGCCAATTGACGCTTCTGGAGACGGCAGATCTTGTTGCCAGCTTGAAG TCCCGCCTGAATATCCCTGACCTCCCCGTTGGTGGCTTCGCCGTTGCTGCCGGTCcaggtggtggtgctgctgccgctcccgccgctgctgaggaagaagaggctgccCCCGCCGCGCAGGAGAAGACTCTTTTCAACCTGAAGCTTGAGACAGTGGATGCTGCCTCCAAGGCTaaggtcatcaaggagatcaagggtCTGCTCGGCCTTTCCCTCGTTGACAGCAAGAAGTTCGTTGAGTCGGTACccaagatgatgaaggagtctgtgcccaaggaggaggcggagaagatcatcgagacCCTGAAGGCCGTGGGTGCTAAGGTTGTCATGGAGTAA
- a CDS encoding M48 family metallopeptidase: MLRSPIVRAIFRSATARSTIPSSSQSASRIAAPILDSSYFSGRPFRYPWFPSATLGLTSSASTSSSQTSFGFSNRYFSSSARLSYGYGGGRYRRFDGPSRGTLFQRLLTNARPYHFVIIGVVIGGIYTSNVETVEMTGRRRFNCVSSHQELRMGQQSYEEVLRSTRGKILPENHPLTIMVNGVLRRLIPQAPIEGADWRVHVIKDDGMVNAFVLPGGKVFVYTGILPICKDEDGLAAVLGHEIAHVVAHHPAERMSNNILKVGAVLLISMLFDISGQIPSLLLNLMYSLPNSRTQEAEADNIGLMMMSKACFNPEAAVGLWARMQKAEQEAPPQFLSTHPSSYNRMEAIRGWLGKAEAIYEDNGCSTLGNYMPGFRQASNDYYRW, encoded by the exons ATGTTACGTTCACCGATAGTCCGCGCTATATTCCGCAGCGCTACAGCGCGATCAACGATCCCGTCTTCATCGCAGTCGGCCTCGCGCATCGCGGCTCCTATCCTCGATTCTTCCTACTTCTCTGGCCGACCATTTCGATACCCATGGTTTCCTTCTGCAACACTTGGACTTACCTCAAGCGCCTCCACATCTTCCTCACAGACTTCTTTTGGCTTTTCCAACAGATActtttcctcctcggccaggcTATCCTACGGATATGGAGGTGGTAGATATCGGCGATTTGATGGTCCTAGTCGCGGAACGCTTTTTCAGCGATTGTTGACAAATGCGAGACCATACCACTTTGTGATAATTGGCGTCGTAATTGGCGGTATCTACACCAGCAATGTCGAGACGGTGGAG ATGACCGGCCGCCGACGATTCAACTGCGTCTCCTCTCACCAGGAACTAAGAATGGGCCAACAGAGCTATGAGGAGGTTTTGAGATCAACGCGCGGGAAGATTCTCCCCGAAAATCATCCGCTGACCATCATGGTGAATGGCGTGCTCCGCAGATTGATACCACAAGCGCCAATTGAAGGTGCAGATTGGAGAGTTCATGTCATCAAGGATGACGGTATGGTCAATGCTTTTGTTTTGCCTGG TGGGAAAGTGTTTGTCTACACAGGCATTCTGCCAATCTGTAAAGATGAGGACGGGCTTGCAGCTGTATTGGGCCACGAAATCGCCCACGTCGTCGCGCATCATCCGGCAGAGCGCATGAGCAACAACATCCTGAAAGTTGGAGCGGTATTACTTATTTCTATGCTATTTGACATTTCAGGCCAGATTCCGTCGCTACTGCTCAACCTAATGTACAGCTTGCCTAATTCAAGAACGCAAGAG GCCGAGGCAGACAACATTGGCTTGA TGATGATGTCAAAAGCTTGCTTCAATCCCGAGGCTGCTGTGGGGCT TTGGGCGCGCATGCAAAAAGCAGAGCAGGAGGCACCACCTCAATTTCTGTCAACACACCCTTCA AGCTACAACCGCATGGAAGCAATCCGTGGATG GCTAGGGAAGGCCGAAGCAATCTATGAAGATAATGGATGTAGTACCCTGGGCAACTACA TGCCGGGATTTCGCCAAGCTTCAAACGACTACTACAGGTGGTGA
- the horA gene encoding ubiquinone biosynthesis protein COQ11 — MALKRVVVAGGNGFLGTRICKSAVNRGWSVTSLSRSGEPRWDTVTSSHDRPTWAKSVEWAKADLLQPDTYKPFLRDADVVVHSMGILLEADYKGVVRGKEPVISGLQRAFSSSKLGSQNPLTRRDGERLEPKERDGQLTYEIMNRDSAIALAKESSSEHVPTFVYISAASGAPILPSRYITTKREAETTIESKLPELRSIFIRPPFMYDSSRKFTLPIALGGFVASQLNALLGDRLRFLGAMVDKPFQVDLVGEAVVEAMEDESIRGAVGTKQIENLATKAWRKSML; from the exons ATGGCTTTAAAACGAGTAGTAGTTGCCGGCGGAAACGGCTTCTTAG GGACGCGTATTTGTAAATCAGCGGTGAACAGAGGCTGGTCTGTTACATCTTTGAG TCGGTCCGGAGAACCTCGATGGGATACTGTTACCAGCTCACACGATCGACCAACATGGGCCAAATCCGTTGAATGGGCTAAGGCAGATTTACTTCAACCTGACACATATAAACCATTCTTGCGTGATGCCGACGTCGTGGTCCATAGTATGGGCATCCTACTTGAAGCGGATTACAAAGGCGTGGTACGAGGGAAGGAGCCCGTTATCAGTGGCCTACAGAGAGCGTTCAGCTCGTCGAAGCTAGGTAGTCAGAACCCTCTGACAAGGCGGGATGGAGAGCGGCTGGAGCCTAAGGAAAGGGACGGACAGTTGACATACGAGATCATGAACAGGGATTCTG CCATTGCACTAGCGAAGGAGTCATCCAGCGAACATGTTCCAACATTCGTATACATATCAGCCGCCTCAGGAGCACCAATACTACCCAGTCGATATATCACGACGAAGCGAGAAGCTGAGACGACCATAGAGTCTAAACTGCCAGAGCTGCGAAGTATCTTCATCAGACCGCCCTTCATGTATGATTCAAGCAGAAAATTCACACTTCCGATAGCCTTGGGTGGCTTTGTTGCCTCCCAATTGAACGCACTCTTGGGGGACAGGCTTCGATTCCTCGGTGCGATGGTCGATAAGCCTTTCCAGGTGGATCTTGTGGGCGAAGCTGTAGTGGAAGCGATGGAGGACGAGTCCATTCGCGGCGCGGTAGGAACGAAGCAGATAGAAAACCTGGCAACCAAAGCGTGGAGAAAAAGCATGCTTTGA
- a CDS encoding chaperonin-containing T-complex subunit CCT8: MSLSMPGPSQAGLFKPGYQSHDAEDGAIIRNIEACQAISKTVQTSLGPYGRNKIVINHLQKMVLTSDAATILRELDVVHPAAKLLVMASQQQDAEMGDGTNMVIILAGELLKKAEELLRMGLKTSDITQGYEKAQNYALKVLEDLEVDRLKELRSQEELCKALRTVVASKQFGTEDLLSSLVAEAVLAVLPKNPVNFNVDNVRVVKIMGGSLEQSRVIKGMVFGREPEGTIKKARKAKVGVFSCPIDISQTETKGTVLLKNAQDMLNFSKGEEDRLEATIKELYDSGLRVVVAGSSVGDLALHYLNRFNILVVKILSKFELRRLCRVVGATPLARLGAPMPDEMGSVDVVETTEIGGDRVTVFRQEEANAVTRTATIVLRGATQNHLDDVERAIDDGVNAVKAITKDPRLVPGAGATEIQLVEKISAFADKTPGLPQYAIRKYAEAFEVIPRTLAESAGLDATEVLSRLYTAHHRTTKASESEESEEGSSEEEEAYWTTGVDLQAGSSTGTLDAVDEGILDLLASKSWAIRLASESARTVLSVDQIIVARQAGGPKPPGPNPNWDED; encoded by the exons ATGTCATTGTCTATGCCTGGTCCCAGCCAGGCGGGTCTTTTCAAGCCTGGATACCAGAG TCACGATGCTGAGGACGGCGCCATCATTCGCAATATCGAGGCCTGCCAGGCGATCTCAAAGACCGTCCAAACATCGCTCGGTCCCTACGGCCGCAATAAGATCGTCATCAACCACCTGCAGAAGATGGTACTTACGTCCGACGCCGCTACGATTCTTCGCGAGTTGGATGTCGTGCACCCGGCTGCCAAGCTGCTTGTCATGGCAAGTCAGCAGCAGGATGCGGAGATGGGTGACGGTACTAACATGGTCATCATTCTGGCGGGAGAGCTGTTGAAAAAGGCCGAGGAATTGCTACGGATGGGCTTGAAGACGAGTGATATCACCCAGGGATACGAAAAGGCACAGAATTATGCTCTGAAAGTACTAGAGG ACCTCGAAGTTGATCGCTTGAAGGAACTACGCTCTCAGGAAGAACTCTGCAAGGCTCTTCGTACAGTCGTCGCCAGCAAGCAGTTCGGAACAGAGGATCTCTTGTCATCGTTAGTCGCCGAAGCGGTTCTCGCTGTTTTGCCCAAGAATCCCGTCAATTTCAATGTCGACAATGTTCGCGTCGTCAAGATCATGGGCGGTAGCTTGGAACAATCCCGCGTGATCAAGGGTATGGTCTTCGGGCGGGAGCCTGAGGGTACTATAAAGAAGGCCCGCAAGGCAAAGGTTGGCGTTTTCAGCTGCCCTATTGATATTTCTCAGACCGAAACCAAGGGCACCGTGCTCTTGAAGAATGCACAGGATATGCTCAACTTCTCAAAGGGAGAGGAGGACCGCCTGGAGGCGACCATCAAGGAGCTTTACGACTCCGGACTCCGTGTTGTCGTTGCTGGCTCCTCCGTAGGTGACTTGGCTCTACACTACCTCAACCGATTCAACATTCTTGTCGTCAAGATCCTTTCCAAATTCGAGCTTCGCCGTCTCTGCCGTGTCGTTGGCGCTACGCCTCTGGCTCGTCTTGGCGCTCCCATGCCCGACGAGATGGGCAGCGTTGACGTTGTCGAGACCACCGAGATTGGCGGTGACCGTGTGACCGTTTTCCGTCAGGAAGAAGCCAACGCTGTAACACGTACTGCCACCATTGTCCTGCGTGGAGCGACTCAGAACCACCTAGACGACGTCGAGCGTGCCATTGATGACGGCGTCAATGCTGTCAAGGCTATCACAAAAGATCCTCGACTTGTtcctggcgctggcgctACTGAGATTCAGCTCGTGGAGAAGATCTCGGCTTTCGCTGACAAGACCCCCGGTCTGCCTCAGTATGCCATTCGCAAATATGCCGAGGCCTTCGAGGTCATTCCTCGTACTCTCGCGGAGTCCGCTGGCTTAGACGCCACGGAGGTTCTCTCACGTCTCTACACAGCACACCACCGCACGACCAAGGCTTCCGAGTCGGAGGAATCCGAAGAGGGCAGctctgaggaagaagaggcgtACTGGACTACAGGTGTTGATCTGCAGGCTGGTTCTTCGACCGGTACCTTGGATGCAGTTGATGAAGGTATTCTGGATCTCCTGGCATCAAAGAGCTGGGCCATCCGTCTGGCCAGTGAGTCCGCTCGGACAGTCCTCAGTGTTGATCAGATCATTGTGGCCCGACAGGCGGGTGGTCCAAAGCCCCCAGGCCCTAACCCCAACTGGGATGAAGATTAA
- the syf2 gene encoding pre-mRNA-splicing factor SYF2, with the protein MPAECVNEVSAAKPSDDNAASNQTQSGAAPAEPAASEEPQQKTSSEKLESKEDDAAAKARQRQERFKALQARAKNAAERNLKETAAETQRLATDPALLSSLSRKHAFASHNLLKADTEAAGEDFERKRAWDWTIDESEKWDRRMEKKQRHRDDVAFQDYTQDARKVYKRQLRQMQPDMAAYEREKLAAIEKAAANGDLEIVETNDGEMIAVDKNGTFYSTADTIGFTENKPDRAGVDKLVADLRKAEEVRLKKRRERRGDEEPDVTYINEKNKQFNQKLARFYNKYTTEIRDSFERGTMI; encoded by the exons ATGCCTGCTGAATGCGTTAATGAAGTGTCTGCGGCCAAGCCTTCTGACGACAACGCCGCCTCAAACCAGACTCAGTCTGGTGCAGCTCCTGCTGAGCCAGCAGCTTCGGAAGAGCCTCAACAGAAGACCTCATCCGAAAAATTAGAGAGCAAAGAGGATGATGCAGCTGCAAAAGCTCGCCAGCGGCAAGAAAGATTTAAGGCCCTTCAAGCTCGTGCC AAAAATGCAGCTGAGCGCAACCTGAAAGAAACGGCGGCCGAAACTCAGCGTCTAGCCACCGATCCTGCATTGCTCTCTTCATTGTCGCGCAAGCACGCATTTGCATCTCACAACCTTCTCAAAGCAGATACAGAAGCTGCCGGCGAAGACTTCGAGCGTAAGAGAGCCTGGGATTGGACCATCGACGAATCCGAAAAATGGGATCGGCgtatggagaagaagcagcgtCACCGCGATGATGTTGCGTTTCAGGACTACACACAGGATGCACGGAAAGTATACAAAAGACAGCTACGCCAAATGCAGCCTGATATGGCAGCCTATGAAAGGGAGAAACTGGCTGCGATTGAGAAGGCAGCTGCAAATGGTGACTTGGAGATCGTTGAAACCAACGACGGTGAGATGATTGCAGTCGACAAGAACGGTACTTTCTATTCGACGGCAGATACGATTGGTTTTACGGAGAACAAGCCGGATCGAGCCGGAGTCGACAAATTGGTCGCAGATTTGAGAAAGGCCGAAGAGGTCCGACTTAAGAAGCGCAGGGAGCGCCGCGGCGATGAAGAACCAGACGTCACATATATCAACGAGAAGAACAAACAATTCAATCAGAAGCTGGCACGATTCTACAATAAG TACACTACGGAGATTCGCGACAGTTTCGAACGTGGTACAATGATTTGA
- the yaf9 gene encoding YEATS domain-containing protein YAF9, producing MPSATGTKRVRGVSIFRPFVFGSEARPFDPEKKPPHVPADHTHQWRVFVKGVNDEDISYWLKKVQFKLHETYAQNVRTIEQPPFEVTETGWGEFEIQIKLYFVPESGEKPQTLWHSLKLHPFGPGAEVKKERREVVISQNYEEIVFNEPMEPFYDLLTGGPTSQQTQKGKGGKNTKQAAQQRGGRTAEIPQNETPENPYSRTTENKELDRLEAANKTVEQMIKEERERLIEREKKLAELRESEGIPANTKKR from the exons ATGCCTTCAGCGACTGGAACCAAGCGCGTCAGG GGTGTTTCGATTTTCAGACCGTTTG TTTTTGGCAGCGAAGCGCGACCATTTGACCCTGAGAAGAAACCTCCTCATGTCCCAGCAGATCACACCCACCAGTGGCGCGTATTTGTCAAAGGAGTCAATGATGAAGACATCTCCTACTGGCTGAAGAAAGTTCAGTTCAAGCTACACGAGACATACGCGCAGAATGTACGCACCATCGAGCAGCCACCGTTTGAGGTGACCGAGACCGGCTGGGGTGAATTCGAAATCCAAATCAAGCTCTACTTCGTGCCGGAGTCCGGCGAGAAACCACAGACACTATGGCACAGTTTGAAACTACACCCATTCGGACCTGGTGCGGAGGTCAAGAAAGAGCGCAGAGAGGTGGTGATCAGCCAGAACTACGAGGAGATTGTATTTAACGAGCCCATGGAACCGTTCTACGACCTACTCACAGGCGGACCTACCTCCCAGCAAACGCAGAAGGGCAAGGGGGGTAAGAATACAAAGCAAGCTGCGCAGCAGCGTGGAGGTAGGACCGCCGAAATACCTCAGAATGAAACCCCGGAGAACCCCTACAGCAGGACGACTGAGAATAAGGAGTTGGATCGTTTAGAAGCGGCCAACAAGACGGTTGAGCAAATgatcaaggaagaaagagagcgGCTGATCGAGCGCGAaaagaagctggctgagcTGCGGGAAAGCGAAGGCATCCCTGCCAACACCAAGAAGAGATGA
- the velC gene encoding velvet factor family protein — translation MSGTHFPQWNYSTSVSRYVNSKSSASPSQQGEGTPNLASSCSNHEPPPPFIFQGTQCYDPPAVSPATESRFSSVHSWVGGAEQRHNGASASADSLPQSKVLRASQSRGGDHWDSIAPAGADSIGQTQMRWSGSPTDADYSQFPHQGVSNDYHGQISISPREYTRDVDSSNSTTIPSPVHSDRSSAALNGRFNLIQALPPQPPRQVSSGIPMGFDRLLNHSPEPSPVPRRVSTSPRYHLHIRQQPIAARACGAGDRDRRPVDPPPIIQMLLTDFDPKSQADLDTLQDPRLTVGCLLLPVSAANSWPGSPEADGLWANREDRTTSQRAEENGPGRGTPLLSGKAFVSPFHVELDPDPHTAPPHPTSANYKVETKPGAANPSNGLDLAKVQVPATFFVFPDLSIRSAGVYRLQFRLMNWGLVEDTGQSMPVLLEVWSDPFRVYPAKDFPGMRDSSPLTEALKELGFVELKTRGKGKGKGRRR, via the exons ATGTCGGGCACGCATTTTCCACAATGGAATTATTCCACTTCCGTCAGCCGATATGTCAACTCGAAAAGTTCTGCATCCCCCAGTCAACAGGGAGAGGGGACGCCGAACCTagcttcttcctgctctaATCATGAACCGCCGCCGCCGTTTATCTTTCAAGGCACCCAGTGCTACGATCCGCCAGCCGTCTCCCCTGCGACCGAGTCCCGATTCTCTTCTGTTCACTCTTGGGTCGGCGGCGCCGAGCAGAGGCATAACGGCGCCTCTGCCAGTGCTGATTCCTTACCACAATCAAAAGTACTGCGGGCCAGTCAGTCAAGGGGAGGGGATCATTGGGATAGCATCGCTCCTGCCGGTGCGGATTCCATAGGCCAAACGCAAATGCGATGGAGCGGTTCACCAACGGACGCAGATTACTCCCAGTTTCCTCACCAGGGGGTCTCAAATGACTATCATGGACAGATTTCGATTAGCCCCAGAGAGTATACAAGGGACGTCGATTCTTC TAACTCAACGACAATTCCCAGTCCTGTTCATTCTGATCGCAGCTCAGCAGCGCTTAATGGCCGCTTTAATCTGATACAAGCCCTACCCCCGCAGCCGCCGCGACAAGTCTCGTCAGGCATCCCGATGGGATTCGATCGGTTACTCAATCATTCTCCAGAGCCTTCGCCAGTCCCAAGACGAGTCTCGACGTCCCCACGCTACCACCTGCACATTCGACAACAGCCCATAGCTGCGCGGGCTTGCGGCGCTGGTGATAGGGACCGGCGACCAGTAGATCCGCCACCGATCATCCAGATGCTGCTCACCGATTTCGACCCGAAATCACAGGCCGATCTGGACACCCTTCAAGATCCTCGGCTTACCGTCGGATGTCTGCTTCTCCCAGTTTCAGCAGCGAATTCGTGGCCCGGCTCGCCCGAAGCCGATGGGTTGTGGGCAAACCGAGAGGACCGGACGACCTCTCAAAGGGCCGAAGAGAATGGTCCCGGCCGGGGCACGCCGCTGCTTTCAGGAAAAGCTTTTGTTTCGCCTTTTCATGTCGAATTGGATCCAGATCCCCACACAGCCCCGCCTCATCCCACAAGCGCGAATTACAAGGTAGAGACGAAGCCTGGGGCGGCTAATCCTAGCAACGGCTTGGATCTGGCCAAAGTACAAGTCCCCGCaaccttcttcgtcttccccGATCTCTCGATCCGATCCGCTGGCGTCTACCGGCTCCAGTTCCGGCTCATGAACTGGGGCCTTGTGGAAGACACAGGTCAATCCATGCCCGTCCTGCTCGAGGTATGGTCCGACCCTTTCCGCGTGTATCCCGCGAAAGACTTTCCTGGAATGCGGGACTCATCGCCTCTGACCGAGGCTTTAAAGGAACTTGGGTTCGTGGAGCTCAAAACCCGTGGCAAGGGGAAGGGCAAGGGACGGCGGAGATGA
- a CDS encoding indoleamine 2,3-dioxygenase codes for MLNTPEIVLDQFCVSLRNGFLPDTLPLQKLNDPYYSPWEEVVADLPALLTAGNLRQAVDSLPILSTSKLQEESEWRRAYVVLAFITHAYIWGGEQPKDVLPPAVSCPILEVSKHLELPPCATYAALNLWNFKVSSPDIDLTNPDNLSIITTFTGTKDEEWFFMVSVAIEAKGADLITLMLHAIYAANLADDQRVTSLLYQLSDGLKELGEILERMYEKCNPHVFFYQLRPYLAGSKNMASAGLPQGVFYDQGGHGEWHQYSGGSNAQSSLIQAFDIFLGVEHSATGEAKLSNTSQYKPKIGYIQDMRNYMPGPHRRFLEMMIRISNVRQFAMNYNADTEVRNAYNTAVMAVGAFRDKHIQMVSRYIITPSRTKPTRMSSAQVNLATVTAAHQVTRSKDTPAEYSGTGGTDLIPFLKQTRDTTKAAAKYTD; via the exons ATGCTTAACACACCGGAAATTGTGCTTGACCAGTTCTGCGTTTCTCTTCGAAATGGGTTTCTCCCTGATACCCTTCCTCTGCAGAAACTGAACGATCCATACTACTCCCCATGGGAGGAAGTTGTCGCTGATTTACCAGCTCTGCTCACTGCGGGAAATTTACGGCAAGCGGTTGACAGTCTACCTATCCTCTCGACTTCCAAACTGCAGGAAGAATCAGAATGGCGGCGAGCATATGTTGTGCTTGCTTTTATCACTCATGCCTATATTTGGGGAGGTGAACAGCCAAAAGAC GTTCTTCCACCAGCAGTGTCGTGTCCCATCCTGGAGGTCTCAAAGCATTTAGAGCTGCCACCATGTGCTACCTATGCTGCTTTGAACCTTTGGAACTTCAAAGTCTCTTCTCCTGATATTGATCTCACTAACCCGGACAACCTGTCTATCATCACAACTTTCACCGGTACCAAGGACGAAGAATGGTTCTTCATGGTGTCTGTTGCTATCGAAGCCAAAGGAGCGGATTTGATTACCCTGATGCTCCACGCCATATATGCAGCCAACCTGGCTGACGATCAAAGGGTCACAAGTCTACTTTATCAACTGAGTGATGGCCTGAAAGAGCTTGGCGAAATTCTGGAGAGGATGTATGAAAAGTGCAACCCACACGTCTTCTTCTATCAGCTTCGCCCTTACTTGGCTGGTAGTAAGAATATGGCATCGGCTGGGCTGCCCCAGGGTGTCTTTTATGATCAGGGAGGCCACGGAGAGTGGCATCAGTACAGTGGGGGAAGCAATGCGCAGAGCTCACTAATCCAAGCATTCGATATATTTTTGGGTGTGGAGCATTCTGCCACCGGGGAAGCAAAGCTGAGCAACACAAGTCAGTACAAGCCTAAGATTGGCTATATTCAG GATATGCGAAACTACATGCCTGGCCCTCACCGACGCTTcctggagatgatgattcgAATTTCGAATGTGCGCCAATTTGCCATGAACTACAACGCAGATACAGAGGTCAGGAATGCATACAACACGGCAGTCATGGCTGTTGGGGCATTCCGGGATAAGCATATTCAGATGGTTTCACGATATATTATCACGCCTTCGAGGACAAAACCAACCCGTATGTCGTCTGCACAAGTCAATCTAGCAACTGTGACAGCAGCGCATCAGGTCACACGTTCGAAGGACACTCCAGCAGAATACAGTGGTACAGGCGGAACTGACCTAATCCCATTCTTGAAACAGACTCGGGATACGACAAAAGCTGCCGCCAAATATACTGACTGA